From one Bacteroides eggerthii genomic stretch:
- a CDS encoding RagB/SusD family nutrient uptake outer membrane protein, with the protein MKLNKYSLALILGFGVLTSCNDRLELLNPNQQTSSTFGFNADDLEECVIAAYNHIRMEGSYARVGYTIDVCRGDEAWNSSQVWYLPFDDLNAEVTSDITWWPWREWYYTINVCNFTISRCGEDNSQLTEKMKRIKGQALFLRALSYYNLVGYYQNPPLITDYATYSSLNGLYGANSTYDAVLDQVEKDFQEAMGLLPSRDEGSEWSGGRATCGAAAGYYARALMMRQKYSEALPVLKDIIGKKYGTYKLMDNYGDNFREGSAYENNAESLFEVQFLDYGAQGTDDEWTPVNTSPNATQGSAVESNFAPGIYGGWADISASPWLYQLFKEERTTGGKLDPRLYWTIGTYETDWENFEYGNVAYTNTLKSTDNIVTNNTFGGLPIAKFTNLRTGLYSTVVTGLHDGINLRLMRYSDVLLRAAECENEVNGPTQQAIDWINEVRNRANLADLELEDFNSADKLFEQIANVERPKEFGCEFGRGFDLIRWGFFYDSGRLQQLKEHGTVRRSINGVKDPVKYSDIASDSELKSTFDTYRPGHEFLPIVQQLMNNNPNLTGNSANHSTDNSTYFRENGWKVRPVVELSK; encoded by the coding sequence ATGAAACTAAATAAATATTCACTTGCTCTCATTTTGGGATTTGGCGTGCTGACTTCCTGCAACGACAGATTGGAACTGTTGAATCCCAACCAGCAAACCTCAAGTACATTCGGCTTTAATGCTGACGACTTGGAGGAATGTGTGATTGCCGCCTACAACCACATCCGCATGGAAGGTTCTTATGCTCGTGTAGGCTACACCATCGATGTGTGTCGTGGCGATGAAGCCTGGAACTCTTCACAAGTGTGGTATCTGCCTTTTGATGATCTTAATGCTGAAGTCACTTCGGACATCACATGGTGGCCCTGGCGTGAGTGGTACTATACCATCAATGTGTGCAACTTCACCATTTCACGTTGCGGTGAAGATAACAGCCAGCTTACCGAAAAAATGAAACGCATCAAAGGACAGGCGCTTTTCCTTCGCGCTCTATCCTACTACAACTTAGTGGGCTATTATCAGAATCCGCCTCTCATTACGGATTATGCCACCTACTCTTCGTTGAACGGACTTTATGGCGCCAACAGCACCTACGATGCAGTACTCGACCAAGTGGAGAAAGACTTTCAGGAAGCAATGGGATTGCTTCCCTCCCGCGATGAAGGCAGTGAATGGAGCGGCGGACGTGCCACCTGCGGTGCTGCGGCCGGCTATTATGCCCGCGCCCTCATGATGCGTCAAAAATACAGCGAAGCACTTCCGGTATTGAAAGACATCATCGGCAAAAAGTATGGCACTTATAAACTGATGGACAACTACGGAGATAACTTCCGCGAAGGTTCGGCATACGAGAACAATGCAGAGAGCCTCTTCGAAGTACAGTTCCTCGACTATGGAGCACAAGGCACCGACGACGAATGGACACCGGTAAACACAAGCCCCAATGCCACACAAGGCTCGGCCGTCGAGAGCAACTTCGCTCCGGGTATCTACGGCGGATGGGCCGACATCTCGGCTTCGCCCTGGCTCTACCAGCTTTTTAAAGAAGAGCGCACCACCGGTGGAAAACTCGACCCCAGACTCTATTGGACCATTGGTACCTATGAAACCGATTGGGAGAACTTCGAGTATGGCAATGTGGCTTATACAAATACACTTAAATCCACTGATAATATCGTAACCAACAATACTTTCGGAGGTCTGCCGATTGCCAAATTCACGAATCTCCGTACCGGATTGTATAGCACTGTGGTTACGGGCTTGCACGATGGTATCAACCTGCGGCTGATGCGCTATTCCGATGTACTGCTACGCGCTGCCGAGTGCGAGAACGAAGTCAACGGTCCCACACAGCAGGCTATCGACTGGATCAATGAAGTGCGTAACCGCGCTAATCTGGCAGATCTGGAACTTGAAGACTTTAATTCTGCCGACAAACTCTTTGAACAGATAGCCAATGTGGAACGTCCTAAGGAATTCGGATGTGAATTCGGACGAGGCTTCGACCTCATCCGCTGGGGATTCTTCTATGACAGCGGACGCCTGCAACAACTAAAAGAACATGGCACAGTGCGCCGCTCCATAAATGGAGTAAAGGATCCTGTGAAGTACAGCGATATAGCAAGCGACTCCGAACTGAAGAGCACTTTCGATACTTACAGACCGGGACATGAGTTCCTGCCTATCGTACAACAGTTGATGAACAACAACCCGAACCTGACAGGAAACTCTGCCAATCACAGTACAGATAATTCCACTTACTTCCGGGAAAACGGATGGAAAGTACGTCCGGTCGTAGAGTTAAGCAAGTAA
- a CDS encoding bacterial Ig-like domain-containing protein yields the protein MKHFYKITFFCCAAALWMLALASCEGGELYDVNAPEWISDKIQEIEDSKKEPEDEVLEGMQEDVYTIGNTDFTSGFWAAFSKYYVIPDGEKWNAVFNLNINPADNTYYKNFALIITNDVERGGEGYLEYGAIRFDVTGNPETYNSQWGDHIDFQYISGTLLLNPVDNKDENVQKLGGKVTLTVDRTSENAFTVKMTNGVATKTYAQPNKEPNLNADASNTNIRCFLVPEGSYIDFLQTNIVPVGGLTSAADKNPVSMVLQNVPAQISLGTSLEEAMTNISAIVTFEEGVTKTVTASELHISAIPDMEQPGMKSLVAIYNKTFKGENSEQPIMANATFEVVEKIVSIEVTTQPSHMQYYYYTSAATETLADRTMAFDPTGMVVTATYANGSSKVIDNAKLSFSALPAKTGSQTVTITAEKGVTATIGITVSKSTVSTVSNSTNIVGANDNSTAFFGAFSDDFNVPVGQTKSITFTNYSNLSHNWNNFIVVLRETDTTKEYAVVRADNYGWDGVADDGNGYDACVHNGTQGDWLTWLAGMNGAKVTVYVTNCGNGTADVQAVMEGTTNATSTQYYLGINKVNSNDLNFALTVDGCHLVFNN from the coding sequence ATGAAACATTTCTATAAAATAACATTCTTCTGCTGTGCAGCAGCCTTGTGGATGCTGGCCCTGGCAAGCTGCGAAGGAGGCGAACTCTATGACGTAAATGCTCCCGAATGGATTTCCGATAAAATACAGGAAATAGAAGACTCCAAGAAAGAACCGGAAGATGAAGTACTCGAAGGTATGCAGGAAGATGTGTACACCATCGGGAATACGGATTTCACCTCCGGTTTCTGGGCTGCTTTTTCCAAGTATTATGTGATACCTGACGGCGAGAAATGGAACGCGGTGTTCAATCTTAACATCAACCCTGCCGATAACACATATTATAAGAACTTTGCCCTTATCATCACCAATGATGTGGAACGTGGCGGTGAGGGATATCTCGAATATGGAGCTATCCGCTTTGATGTTACAGGTAACCCTGAAACTTATAACTCTCAGTGGGGCGATCATATTGACTTCCAGTACATATCGGGCACCTTGCTTCTTAATCCCGTTGATAACAAAGACGAGAACGTACAAAAGTTGGGTGGCAAAGTGACGCTCACCGTAGACCGCACCAGCGAAAATGCTTTCACCGTCAAGATGACCAACGGCGTGGCTACTAAGACCTATGCACAACCGAATAAAGAACCCAACCTGAATGCAGATGCAAGCAACACCAACATTCGCTGCTTCTTAGTCCCCGAAGGCTCTTACATCGACTTCCTGCAAACCAACATCGTTCCTGTCGGTGGGCTTACATCTGCCGCAGACAAAAATCCGGTATCAATGGTATTGCAGAATGTACCCGCACAGATATCTTTGGGTACTTCGCTTGAAGAGGCCATGACTAACATCTCTGCCATTGTAACCTTTGAAGAGGGAGTGACTAAAACCGTAACGGCTTCCGAACTCCATATATCTGCTATCCCCGACATGGAGCAACCGGGTATGAAAAGTCTTGTGGCTATCTACAACAAAACTTTCAAAGGTGAAAACAGCGAACAGCCAATTATGGCTAACGCGACCTTTGAAGTTGTGGAAAAAATTGTATCCATCGAAGTGACTACTCAACCCTCGCATATGCAATACTATTATTATACTTCGGCAGCTACCGAGACTTTAGCAGACCGGACTATGGCTTTCGATCCAACAGGTATGGTAGTTACGGCAACTTATGCCAACGGAAGTTCAAAAGTCATCGACAACGCTAAACTCAGTTTCTCTGCCCTTCCTGCGAAAACCGGTTCTCAGACTGTTACCATTACCGCTGAAAAAGGAGTCACCGCAACGATAGGGATTACAGTCTCCAAATCTACTGTTTCTACAGTAAGTAACAGTACCAATATAGTAGGAGCCAATGACAACTCAACAGCCTTCTTTGGAGCCTTTTCAGATGACTTCAACGTACCTGTGGGCCAAACAAAGTCTATCACTTTCACCAACTACAGCAACCTGAGTCATAATTGGAACAATTTCATTGTGGTTCTCCGCGAAACCGATACTACCAAAGAATACGCAGTAGTTCGCGCCGACAACTATGGTTGGGATGGAGTAGCCGATGATGGCAACGGATATGACGCCTGCGTTCACAACGGAACACAAGGCGACTGGCTTACTTGGCTTGCCGGTATGAATGGAGCCAAAGTAACGGTCTACGTAACCAACTGCGGTAATGGTACCGCCGATGTTCAAGCAGTGATGGAGGGTACTACAAATGCAACTTCTACCCAGTACTATTTAGGCATCAACAAAGTGAATTCCAATGACTTGAACTTCGCACTAACCGTTGACGGTTGCCATCTCGTCTTCAATAATTAA
- a CDS encoding SusC/RagA family TonB-linked outer membrane protein: MRKHLFLSVMLGLCAFSGMTVYPTPAMATVTQSPTIKVRGQIVDEQGEPMPGATVRVKGGQGGTITDLDGNFQLEVPGNAILLISYVGFKEREVAVRNRAIIDTIQLQADDQMLEQVVVVGYGTQKKSDLTGSVAVVDAEALKQTSNSNISTMLEGKVSGVQVTSDGQPGADPTVRIRGVGSFGSTSPLYVIDGVPMGTSIRDFSSNDIETIQVLKDASAAAIYGSRAANGVIIITTKRGQKDQPLKVDYNGYFGMDYIPKGVYDVMDADQYSQYIGQACANSNTPLPSGYKLNSETGKYHFQDDTNTNWFDEVFKTGIRQNHNVNLSGGGAHNTYNIALDYFNQKGTLEGAGPNYERYTARVNNSMDTKFIKFQTSLVYSHSDQDNMGLSNASEYVQGLYGDVTNILRGTLLMQPTIKAYDSSTWVLDNLVGIANNFNYDAYGYGVYYDTIHGDISASNPLLVNNLLQRNTRVDRFVGTGSADVDIFNMFGFNSKNHKLNYKINLSYSKTFCKDFTWIPAWVQSNRVYLSKSNERLTKGSRIYSDALIENVLTYDGTIGKHHINVVAGQSYEEENTDLLTGWGINFTEPYFLQLQNAANTYSESYEYKHAILSYIGRINYNYDDRYLLSATVRRDGSSRLTRSIRWGTFPSVSVGWRFDKENFFPFNPDVVNMFKVRASYGELGNENIGEYMYQAVMSRNNMTYNFNGNVVTGSAVSTFVDNNLAWEKKKTYNVGIDLALFRNRLEFTAEWYKNTSEDLLYAVPVPEQAGVSNTTVTMNAASMNNSGFEFSATYRNRDHDFKYEVSANLSTLRNRVTSLGFGTDSYISGSYITKVGQEIGQFYGWVYEGIARTQEDLDNHATQEGAQIGDCLYKDVNNDGKVDSEDQVVLGSGMPKINFGLNARFEYKRFDLSIATFGALNYHVSDDIYNSLNSCYGWGNKEVGMLEANRFSEDGSTYLSNVPRTYVTNSASLGWNDLFSSRKIQNAAYWKIANVELGYNFPDKWFGKYVSDVRFYVSAQNLHTFTGYHGYNVDYAGGTFTPGYNFCSYPTARTFMCGVHFTF; encoded by the coding sequence ATGAGGAAACATTTATTTCTTTCCGTAATGCTTGGTCTGTGTGCCTTTAGCGGTATGACGGTGTATCCTACACCTGCCATGGCTACTGTGACACAATCTCCGACTATCAAGGTTCGTGGCCAAATTGTCGACGAACAAGGTGAACCTATGCCAGGAGCTACCGTCAGAGTTAAAGGCGGACAAGGCGGAACCATTACCGACCTGGATGGAAACTTCCAGTTGGAAGTTCCCGGAAACGCTATCCTTTTGATAAGCTATGTGGGTTTCAAGGAACGCGAAGTAGCAGTTCGCAACCGCGCCATTATTGATACCATACAATTACAGGCTGATGACCAGATGCTGGAACAAGTGGTTGTTGTAGGTTATGGTACACAAAAGAAATCCGACTTAACCGGTTCTGTTGCCGTAGTAGATGCGGAAGCTTTGAAACAGACATCAAACTCCAACATCTCCACCATGCTTGAAGGCAAGGTTTCCGGCGTACAAGTCACCTCCGACGGACAGCCGGGTGCCGATCCTACCGTACGTATTCGTGGTGTAGGATCTTTCGGCAGTACTTCTCCCCTCTATGTCATCGACGGCGTTCCCATGGGAACTTCCATCCGCGATTTCTCTTCCAACGATATTGAAACCATCCAGGTACTGAAGGATGCTTCGGCTGCCGCCATCTACGGTTCACGTGCTGCCAACGGTGTGATTATCATCACCACCAAACGCGGACAAAAAGACCAACCGCTGAAAGTGGACTACAATGGATATTTCGGTATGGATTATATTCCTAAGGGAGTCTATGATGTAATGGATGCCGACCAATACAGCCAGTACATCGGTCAGGCTTGTGCAAACTCCAACACTCCGCTGCCATCGGGATACAAGCTCAACAGCGAAACTGGGAAATACCATTTCCAAGATGACACCAATACCAACTGGTTCGACGAAGTATTCAAAACGGGTATCCGTCAAAACCATAATGTAAACCTTTCCGGAGGTGGTGCTCACAACACCTATAATATAGCATTAGACTATTTCAACCAAAAAGGAACACTCGAAGGTGCCGGTCCTAACTACGAACGTTACACCGCACGTGTCAACAACAGTATGGACACCAAGTTCATAAAGTTCCAGACCAGCCTTGTTTACTCCCACTCCGACCAAGACAACATGGGCCTGTCCAATGCTTCCGAATACGTTCAAGGTCTGTATGGCGACGTAACCAACATTCTACGCGGAACCTTATTGATGCAGCCCACCATCAAAGCATACGATTCTTCAACATGGGTGCTCGACAATTTGGTGGGAATTGCCAACAACTTCAATTATGACGCTTACGGCTATGGCGTATACTACGATACCATACATGGTGATATCTCCGCTTCCAATCCATTACTGGTAAACAACCTGCTGCAACGCAACACACGTGTGGACCGTTTCGTGGGAACAGGCTCGGCAGACGTAGACATCTTCAATATGTTCGGCTTCAACAGCAAAAACCACAAACTCAACTATAAAATAAACCTCTCTTACAGCAAAACCTTCTGCAAGGACTTCACTTGGATTCCGGCATGGGTGCAGAGTAACCGCGTCTATCTGTCCAAGAGTAATGAACGGTTGACCAAGGGTTCCCGTATTTATTCGGACGCCTTGATAGAGAATGTGCTTACTTACGATGGTACGATAGGCAAACACCACATCAACGTAGTGGCAGGCCAGTCTTACGAAGAAGAAAACACCGACCTGCTGACCGGATGGGGAATCAACTTCACCGAACCTTATTTCCTACAACTGCAGAATGCCGCCAACACGTATTCCGAAAGTTACGAATACAAGCATGCTATCTTGTCCTACATCGGTCGTATCAATTACAACTACGATGACAGATATTTATTATCGGCAACAGTACGCCGGGATGGCAGCTCACGCCTGACCAGAAGTATCCGTTGGGGAACTTTCCCTTCCGTCTCTGTGGGCTGGCGCTTTGACAAAGAAAACTTCTTCCCTTTCAATCCGGACGTCGTGAACATGTTCAAAGTTCGTGCAAGCTATGGCGAGCTTGGTAATGAGAACATCGGTGAATACATGTATCAGGCCGTCATGTCACGCAATAATATGACTTACAATTTCAACGGTAACGTAGTGACCGGTTCTGCCGTTTCCACTTTCGTGGACAATAACCTTGCATGGGAGAAAAAGAAGACCTACAATGTGGGTATCGATCTTGCTTTGTTCCGCAATCGTTTGGAGTTTACAGCTGAGTGGTACAAGAATACCAGTGAAGACCTGCTGTATGCTGTTCCTGTTCCGGAACAAGCCGGAGTGTCCAACACCACCGTAACGATGAATGCCGCTTCGATGAACAACTCCGGTTTTGAGTTCTCCGCTACCTATCGCAACCGCGACCATGACTTCAAATATGAAGTATCGGCCAACCTTAGCACATTACGCAACCGCGTAACCTCATTAGGTTTCGGTACCGATTCTTATATCTCAGGTTCTTACATCACTAAAGTAGGCCAAGAAATCGGTCAGTTCTACGGTTGGGTTTATGAAGGCATCGCCCGCACGCAAGAAGATCTTGACAACCACGCCACACAAGAAGGCGCCCAAATTGGTGACTGCCTCTATAAAGATGTAAACAATGACGGTAAAGTAGACTCCGAAGATCAAGTGGTATTGGGCAGCGGCATGCCAAAAATCAATTTCGGCCTTAATGCCCGTTTTGAATACAAACGCTTTGACCTGAGCATCGCAACGTTCGGCGCACTGAACTATCACGTTAGCGACGACATCTACAACTCACTCAACTCTTGCTATGGCTGGGGAAACAAAGAAGTGGGTATGCTCGAAGCCAACCGCTTTAGCGAAGACGGCAGCACTTACCTTTCCAACGTGCCACGCACCTATGTCACCAACAGTGCCAGCTTGGGTTGGAACGACCTCTTCAGTTCACGCAAGATTCAGAATGCAGCCTACTGGAAAATAGCCAATGTAGAATTGGGCTACAACTTCCCGGATAAGTGGTTCGGTAAATATGTATCCGATGTACGTTTCTACGTATCGGCACAGAATCTCCACACATTCACCGGCTATCATGGTTACAATGTGGATTACGCAGGAGGAACTTTCACTCCGGGATACAATTTCTGTTCCTATCCTACTGCACGTACTTTCATGTGTGGCGTTCATTTTACATTCTAA